A genome region from Lactobacillus sp. ESL0791 includes the following:
- a CDS encoding MFS transporter: MSVFFKNKNYRWFSVAGFLSSAGNILFYLALLTYASRLQNYSLAMSLIAITEAIPDLLQSIGGYLADRTKNKFKVITWLGVIRFVLYMIVGLLFTRSIAGWNLVLMVIALNFISDVAGVYSSGLETPLIVKLVKENDVAEAEGFTNGVSAAFQMCAQFIGSGLLLFMSYSEIAVINALTFLVAGLIFAKIGHDYRKEHQDEVEETINDQNFFATLASSFKQLRKNTGTFTVILVIALLNGVLGTLQPLISIVIAANRSIMVIGTFSFTIALVGAIGSIGAAAGSILGTTIFKKMSLLTIALLDTAFAAAMIGAIFSKSIILCLILIFFLAFFAGTASPKLEQWIVTTVDRTILASTIGAINTILIVASPLVTSISTTISAATNVNWALGMLLIVSVCVFFITLYVMKKSKKTATKVESETN; encoded by the coding sequence ATGAGTGTCTTTTTCAAAAATAAAAATTATCGTTGGTTTTCGGTTGCTGGTTTTCTGTCAAGTGCAGGTAATATTCTGTTTTACTTGGCGCTATTAACTTATGCCAGCAGACTGCAGAATTATTCTTTAGCCATGTCGCTGATTGCAATCACTGAAGCGATACCCGATCTTTTGCAGAGCATCGGCGGCTACCTTGCTGACCGAACCAAAAATAAATTTAAAGTGATTACTTGGCTGGGAGTTATCCGTTTTGTTTTGTACATGATTGTCGGCCTGCTTTTTACCCGCAGTATTGCGGGCTGGAACCTGGTATTAATGGTGATCGCGCTCAATTTTATTTCAGATGTTGCCGGTGTTTATTCTAGCGGCTTGGAAACACCTTTAATTGTTAAACTGGTTAAAGAAAATGATGTGGCTGAAGCTGAAGGCTTTACCAATGGTGTTTCGGCAGCTTTTCAAATGTGTGCGCAATTTATCGGTTCAGGCTTGCTGCTGTTCATGTCATATTCAGAAATAGCAGTGATTAATGCACTAACCTTTTTGGTTGCGGGTTTAATTTTTGCCAAAATTGGGCACGATTATCGTAAAGAACACCAAGATGAAGTAGAAGAAACAATCAATGACCAAAACTTTTTTGCAACACTTGCTTCTTCTTTTAAACAACTTAGAAAAAACACGGGAACATTTACGGTTATCTTAGTGATTGCTTTATTAAATGGTGTTTTAGGGACATTGCAACCACTGATTTCGATTGTGATTGCTGCTAATAGGAGCATCATGGTCATCGGGACTTTTTCATTTACAATTGCCCTTGTTGGAGCTATTGGATCAATTGGTGCTGCTGCCGGCAGTATTTTAGGGACAACAATTTTTAAGAAAATGTCACTGTTAACGATTGCTTTGCTTGATACAGCTTTTGCAGCCGCGATGATTGGGGCGATTTTCAGTAAAAGCATTATTCTGTGTTTAATCTTGATATTTTTCTTGGCTTTCTTTGCCGGTACGGCCAGTCCGAAATTAGAGCAATGGATTGTTACGACAGTAGATCGGACGATTTTAGCATCAACGATTGGTGCAATTAATACCATTTTGATTGTAGCCAGTCCGCTTGTAACTTCAATTTCGACCACTATTTCGGCGGCCACGAATGTAAATTGGGCCCTGGGAATGCTGCTAATTGTGAGTGTTTGCGTCTTTTTCATTACACTGTACGTGATGAAAAAATCTAAGAAAACTGCAACCAAGGTAGAAAGCGAAACTAACTAA
- a CDS encoding helix-turn-helix domain-containing protein, with protein sequence MSIGQLLKKYRIEQVKTQKEWSENVISPSFYSKVEKDLNHISAHDLIALLRKNKVPLVKFFDELDTDSESQQEQTDEIDNIIIHAFYHNSTKELQQLQQVIAASDLPDKADLLLTIRAFIASIMHKDLSTADKTALREKIFNIPELDKTKLELYCNFFTLYDLDDNLKLVKKIVQKFQDSTDVSIQELLLGIICNLLANCIEAKRDKEAQFFIKSANEITTRPELFFYKNALLLMANLIAYHLDGQKEHLANCQLALKNFTVLGMPEYGQTLTQFYETYK encoded by the coding sequence ATGTCAATTGGTCAATTACTCAAAAAATACCGCATCGAACAGGTGAAAACGCAAAAAGAATGGTCAGAGAATGTGATTAGCCCTTCTTTTTATTCAAAAGTTGAAAAAGACCTTAACCATATTTCTGCCCATGATTTAATTGCTTTATTGCGCAAAAATAAGGTGCCATTAGTAAAATTTTTTGATGAACTAGACACTGATAGTGAAAGTCAGCAAGAGCAGACAGATGAAATTGACAATATTATTATTCATGCGTTTTATCATAATTCAACCAAAGAATTGCAACAATTACAGCAAGTCATAGCCGCTTCTGATTTGCCAGATAAAGCCGATCTGCTGTTAACAATCAGAGCCTTTATTGCTAGCATTATGCACAAAGATTTAAGTACGGCAGATAAAACTGCCTTAAGAGAGAAAATTTTTAACATTCCTGAGTTGGATAAAACTAAATTGGAGTTATACTGCAACTTCTTTACCCTTTATGACCTAGACGATAATCTCAAACTGGTTAAAAAAATCGTGCAAAAGTTCCAAGACAGTACGGACGTTTCCATCCAGGAATTACTTTTGGGTATTATCTGCAACCTGCTAGCCAATTGTATTGAAGCTAAACGCGACAAGGAGGCCCAATTTTTCATTAAAAGTGCTAACGAAATTACAACGCGGCCGGAATTATTTTTCTATAAAAATGCTCTGCTATTAATGGCCAATCTAATTGCCTATCATCTGGATGGGCAAAAGGAACACTTGGCAAACTGCCAATTGGCACTAAAAAATTTCACGGTGTTGGGGATGCCAGAATACGGTCAAACGTTAACGCAATTTTATGAGACGTACAAATAG
- a CDS encoding helix-turn-helix domain-containing protein: protein MKFGERLKQARINKKLTQEQVAEDFFITRQAISNWENEKTYPDMTMLIKLSDYYHLSLDTLLKEDTGMREYLEKKEVVKGVRPIRGSLTLIDLLLFGIFIYNIYKHTIPVGSITWYLLILAILIVSFTMTRLNKFDQKHSLQLEYTWQKYLTGEKGLTIAIVPPILCVIAGLILTLLKWKYSSTVISVSVGWTLGIIFIIIEKHFIKLRKRNDSKNF from the coding sequence ATGAAATTTGGTGAACGCCTAAAACAGGCACGAATTAACAAGAAGCTAACTCAAGAACAAGTCGCAGAAGATTTCTTTATCACTAGACAGGCAATTTCGAATTGGGAAAATGAAAAAACTTATCCCGATATGACCATGCTAATCAAGTTGAGCGATTATTACCATCTTTCATTGGATACTTTACTCAAGGAGGATACAGGAATGCGCGAATATTTAGAGAAAAAAGAAGTAGTTAAAGGGGTACGACCAATAAGAGGTAGCTTAACTCTAATTGATTTGCTTCTTTTTGGTATTTTTATCTATAACATTTATAAGCACACTATTCCAGTTGGCAGTATTACTTGGTATTTATTAATATTAGCCATTTTAATTGTCAGCTTTACCATGACACGACTAAATAAATTTGACCAAAAACACTCACTTCAGCTCGAATATACTTGGCAAAAATATCTTACCGGTGAAAAAGGTCTGACAATCGCAATTGTTCCACCAATTTTATGTGTCATTGCAGGATTGATTTTAACTTTACTCAAATGGAAATACAGCAGCACCGTCATTTCAGTAAGTGTTGGTTGGACGCTTGGAATTATTTTTATAATTATTGAAAAACATTTTATAAAACTCAGAAAAAGGAATGACAGTAAGAACTTTTGA
- a CDS encoding helix-turn-helix domain-containing protein: MKFGERLKQARINKKLTQEQVAEDFFITRQAISNWENEKTYPDMTMLIKLSDYYHLSLDTLLKEDTGMREYLEKKEVTKELKPIKLKLLIIVILWVIFIYSPKSWHTSAKTSFIFTLIEFFSIWLTVRTLIELDQFSDSNSLGLKYKWQQILFSKKGLKWLLLLPTILAIAAIWFYAIKNFIWIGLAMTSIMLYAIIFSYLWKK; this comes from the coding sequence ATGAAATTTGGTGAACGCCTAAAACAGGCACGAATTAACAAGAAGCTAACTCAAGAACAAGTCGCAGAAGATTTCTTTATCACTAGACAGGCAATTTCGAATTGGGAAAATGAAAAAACTTATCCCGATATGACCATGCTAATCAAGTTGAGCGATTATTACCATCTTTCATTGGATACTTTACTCAAGGAGGATACAGGAATGCGCGAATATTTAGAAAAAAAGGAAGTTACAAAAGAACTTAAACCGATAAAACTTAAACTACTTATTATAGTTATCTTATGGGTAATCTTTATTTATTCTCCAAAAAGTTGGCACACATCAGCAAAAACATCATTTATTTTTACTCTGATTGAATTTTTTTCAATCTGGTTAACTGTCCGAACTTTAATAGAATTAGACCAATTTAGTGATTCTAATTCTCTTGGCTTAAAATACAAGTGGCAACAAATTTTATTCAGTAAAAAAGGACTAAAGTGGCTGCTTCTTTTGCCAACAATTTTAGCCATCGCCGCAATCTGGTTTTATGCAATTAAAAACTTTATCTGGATTGGTTTAGCCATGACAAGTATAATGCTGTATGCAATTATATTTTCATATTTATGGAAAAAATGA
- a CDS encoding DASS family sodium-coupled anion symporter: MKKLEKIQYQKFILPVVVGLIIWLTTAVRPAGVSVQAWQMLAIFVATILGCITQPLPIAGVTLLGFTLTICLGLAPLADQVVNGKVVAKGAIDAFSNSSAWLIAMAFMISRGIVKTGLGRRIALFFIKWFGKKSLGLGYAIGAIDLIVSPATPSNGARAGGIVYPLIQSLADTFDSKPNDPSRKKMGAYLTFTEFQVNVITSSLFMTACAPNLIAVALAAKAGVTLSWMEWLLASIVPAAICLAVIPYFVYKMYPPTIKETPNAKEWANGQLEEMGKLTVPEITMSIIFVITLVLWMLSSTLHIDATLIAFISVSLLLLTGVLAPKDLLRETGAWNILIWLSILVFMAEKLTQFGFIGWISTSISAGLKGVNWLTVLIILALVLFYTHYLFASATAHNSAMYLPLLTVAIAAGAPKVMAAQFLALFSAIMGSTTHYSSPASSVLAASGYVKQSEWWKMSFVFGIFYILVYGIIGLGWMKVIGMW, translated from the coding sequence ATGAAAAAACTAGAGAAGATACAATATCAAAAATTCATACTGCCTGTGGTAGTTGGCTTGATTATTTGGCTGACGACAGCAGTTCGTCCCGCTGGCGTGAGTGTTCAAGCTTGGCAGATGTTAGCAATTTTTGTTGCAACTATTTTGGGATGTATTACGCAACCGTTGCCGATTGCTGGTGTGACTCTATTAGGTTTTACATTAACAATTTGTCTTGGGTTAGCACCGCTGGCCGATCAAGTTGTTAATGGCAAGGTCGTTGCTAAAGGTGCGATTGATGCTTTCAGCAATTCTTCTGCCTGGCTGATTGCGATGGCCTTTATGATTTCCCGGGGAATAGTTAAGACCGGTTTGGGTCGGCGGATTGCCCTGTTTTTTATTAAATGGTTTGGCAAAAAATCCTTGGGCTTGGGTTATGCAATTGGTGCCATTGATTTGATTGTTTCACCAGCTACCCCTTCAAACGGTGCGCGTGCTGGTGGAATTGTTTATCCGCTGATTCAGTCTTTAGCCGACACGTTTGATTCAAAGCCAAATGATCCTTCAAGAAAAAAGATGGGTGCATATTTAACATTTACTGAATTTCAGGTTAATGTCATTACTTCTTCATTATTTATGACGGCTTGTGCGCCAAACTTGATTGCGGTAGCTTTGGCTGCCAAGGCGGGCGTTACCTTAAGCTGGATGGAATGGCTGCTTGCCAGCATTGTTCCGGCAGCAATTTGTTTGGCTGTTATCCCTTACTTTGTTTACAAAATGTACCCGCCAACGATCAAAGAAACCCCCAATGCAAAAGAGTGGGCTAACGGTCAGTTGGAAGAAATGGGTAAACTTACAGTCCCAGAAATCACTATGAGTATCATTTTTGTGATCACACTAGTTTTATGGATGCTTTCAAGCACACTGCACATTGATGCCACTCTGATTGCTTTTATTTCGGTATCATTACTACTTTTAACCGGTGTTTTGGCTCCGAAAGATCTTTTACGAGAAACTGGTGCCTGGAATATTTTGATTTGGCTGTCGATTTTAGTATTTATGGCTGAAAAATTGACCCAATTTGGTTTCATCGGTTGGATTTCAACCAGTATTTCTGCTGGGTTAAAGGGTGTCAACTGGCTAACAGTTTTGATCATTTTAGCCTTAGTGCTGTTTTACACACACTACCTGTTTGCGAGCGCAACGGCGCACAACTCAGCAATGTACCTGCCGCTTCTGACGGTGGCTATTGCCGCTGGTGCACCGAAAGTAATGGCTGCACAATTCTTAGCTTTGTTCTCAGCGATTATGGGTTCAACCACGCACTACTCAAGCCCGGCTTCATCTGTTTTAGCCGCTTCTGGTTACGTTAAGCAGAGTGAGTGGTGGAAGATGAGTTTTGTTTTTGGAATTTTCTACATTTTAGTTTACGGTATCATTGGCTTAGGCTGGATGAAAGTAATCGGTATGTGGTAA
- a CDS encoding ABC transporter ATP-binding protein: MKQNLMTKVRLGMVWLLGIVGAAAEFILARLLGTLDVKMSVKQFVFYGSLLIVSCLVIIAAKYGTSFLTRKLLFTEEKQLSDKIIGKVQEELAALNKGKWLTLILTDTNVAGGRYASTLTNLLIGGSSFIAAIIFGLFTSWQLTLIILFLCLLSLIGPKFFNKLIIKSRAKQQMHQEKLQEVLTEIINSREFIMINQQEKFTEDLFQRQYRQFLKAQYRNAMTQQLMLITSTFFGLLFDCLTLVIEIYMISQKMLTVPQFVSFSILTNSLTWVFYEAPYFYSEFNNQKVSEDRIRNFLKQGSVKNQLTYNRNNEFGLENITFGYDNTELPFKNLSFKVNLNKHSKYLIYGKSGCGKSTLLNIMSGALQLKSGSISIPQEISSLRQLVTLVPQVNSVFSGTIKENIILGRDIATERINTISDEIGLTNLIKNFKGGLDYQLTTGDENISAGQKQLIGIARALVASHELLLLDEPLANLDTRQTVQLTDYLARTAQTVIMVSHRLPDKDKFTEIELKGGKLGKN; this comes from the coding sequence ATGAAACAAAATTTAATGACTAAAGTGCGACTAGGCATGGTCTGGCTGTTAGGTATTGTCGGTGCAGCGGCGGAATTTATTCTTGCACGACTTTTAGGAACACTCGATGTGAAAATGTCCGTTAAGCAGTTTGTTTTTTACGGCAGCCTGTTAATAGTTTCCTGCCTAGTAATTATTGCGGCCAAATATGGCACATCGTTTTTAACAAGAAAATTATTGTTTACAGAAGAAAAACAGCTTTCCGATAAAATTATTGGCAAAGTCCAAGAGGAATTAGCGGCCTTAAATAAGGGAAAGTGGCTGACCCTGATTTTAACGGACACTAATGTGGCAGGTGGACGCTATGCCAGCACGCTGACCAACTTACTGATTGGCGGCAGCTCGTTTATTGCAGCAATTATTTTTGGCTTGTTCACTTCTTGGCAACTGACCTTAATAATTCTATTTCTGTGTCTGCTGTCCTTAATTGGGCCCAAGTTTTTTAATAAGTTGATTATTAAATCACGGGCAAAACAGCAAATGCACCAGGAAAAATTGCAGGAAGTGCTGACGGAAATTATTAATTCACGCGAGTTTATCATGATTAATCAGCAGGAAAAGTTTACTGAAGATTTATTTCAGCGCCAGTATCGGCAATTTTTAAAGGCACAATACCGCAATGCAATGACCCAGCAATTGATGTTGATTACCAGCACCTTTTTTGGCTTGCTGTTTGATTGCCTCACGCTCGTGATTGAAATTTACATGATTAGTCAAAAAATGCTGACGGTTCCCCAATTTGTTAGTTTTTCAATTTTGACAAACAGTTTGACTTGGGTATTCTACGAAGCACCGTATTTTTACAGTGAATTCAATAACCAAAAAGTTTCGGAAGACAGAATCAGGAACTTCTTGAAGCAAGGTAGCGTTAAAAATCAGCTTACCTATAATCGAAATAATGAATTTGGGTTGGAAAATATTACTTTTGGATACGATAATACGGAGCTGCCTTTTAAAAATCTCTCTTTTAAAGTTAATTTGAACAAGCACTCAAAATATTTAATCTATGGCAAGAGTGGCTGTGGGAAATCAACATTGCTGAATATTATGAGCGGAGCGCTGCAACTTAAAAGCGGCAGCATTTCAATCCCGCAGGAAATTTCGTCTTTGCGCCAGCTGGTGACACTTGTGCCCCAAGTAAATTCAGTTTTCAGCGGAACGATTAAAGAAAATATTATTTTAGGAAGAGATATTGCAACTGAAAGGATTAATACAATTAGTGATGAAATTGGGTTGACCAACTTGATTAAAAATTTCAAGGGTGGGTTGGATTATCAATTGACTACCGGGGATGAAAATATTTCTGCAGGGCAAAAACAATTAATTGGCATTGCGCGGGCACTTGTGGCAAGTCATGAGCTTCTTTTACTGGATGAACCCTTGGCAAATTTGGATACAAGGCAGACGGTCCAACTAACAGACTATCTTGCCAGAACTGCCCAAACAGTGATCATGGTGTCGCACCGCTTGCCTGATAAGGATAAATTTACTGAAATTGAGTTAAAAGGCGGGAAGCTGGGTAAAAATTAA
- a CDS encoding ABC transporter ATP-binding protein yields MHVSLKQQLKNVLELMKYLRWQVVATLLVTRLILAGFNVYISFWLQQGIDVATNGRYFMLKTILLLMLLGIVIYTVVDYFSARLQQQIKVTLSQKISTQVLQGFLQQKDQRLTAGKMLNIINSDIQVLSSTLLDGLMPLLDFALTVLCGIIYLLFFSVAFTSIFMVISLLLFLIVRKFLKLQTAANLEFMTKDDQHKAFLEELYKGLPVFRTLGTFKWVMNRHDAYYQGKRPAYLKFANYVAENNAVLTGGVYLAQVGTILLGLLLVRINQLSMGAMLGLWNAGVGSVLYPFISLPQTLEYLARQQASFTRVFSNLDQSAPQISATNQQNSDEIVFTNVSFNYPKQERKIFDRINLRLHNHGLYFLLGENGAGKTTLLRLAAGNLQPTSGTVSFKADGKNLSGKLAAQISYVPQKSIIYSASLLENLCLGNKNYSAEELRQLLEELGLWTRIKELPQGLATQISPESDFSVGQMRRIAIIRALVQKRPFLFLDEPFSDLDQASQKNVMQVLRKAAVNHGIVIITHTFNMINDADTVIRLQEGQVNETKFND; encoded by the coding sequence ATGCACGTTTCACTTAAACAGCAGCTGAAAAATGTGTTAGAGCTAATGAAATATTTGCGCTGGCAGGTGGTGGCGACCCTGTTAGTAACAAGGTTAATCCTTGCAGGCTTTAATGTATATATTTCTTTTTGGCTGCAGCAGGGAATTGATGTTGCAACTAATGGTCGATATTTTATGCTTAAAACCATTTTACTGTTGATGCTGCTAGGAATTGTCATTTATACAGTGGTTGACTATTTTTCGGCGCGCTTGCAGCAGCAGATTAAAGTTACGCTTAGTCAGAAAATCAGTACGCAAGTGTTGCAAGGATTTCTACAGCAAAAAGACCAACGACTAACAGCTGGTAAAATGCTGAATATCATCAACAGTGACATTCAGGTGCTGTCGTCAACGCTGCTTGATGGCTTAATGCCGTTACTGGACTTTGCCTTAACCGTTTTGTGCGGCATCATTTACCTGCTGTTTTTCTCAGTGGCTTTTACCAGTATTTTTATGGTAATCAGTCTGCTTTTATTTCTGATTGTCCGCAAATTTTTAAAATTACAGACAGCTGCAAATCTAGAATTTATGACAAAAGATGATCAGCATAAAGCCTTTTTGGAAGAGTTGTATAAAGGCTTGCCGGTGTTTCGCACGCTTGGCACATTTAAGTGGGTCATGAACCGGCATGATGCTTATTATCAAGGCAAGCGGCCGGCTTATTTAAAATTTGCTAATTACGTTGCCGAAAATAACGCGGTGCTTACCGGCGGTGTTTATTTGGCGCAAGTGGGCACGATTTTGCTTGGTCTGCTCTTAGTGCGCATTAACCAACTAAGCATGGGTGCGATGCTAGGTTTATGGAATGCCGGCGTGGGTTCAGTTCTTTATCCCTTTATTTCGCTGCCGCAGACATTGGAATATTTAGCAAGGCAGCAGGCTTCATTTACTCGTGTTTTTTCTAATCTTGATCAAAGTGCTCCGCAAATTTCGGCAACAAACCAGCAAAATAGTGATGAAATAGTTTTTACCAATGTCTCGTTTAATTATCCTAAACAGGAACGAAAAATTTTTGATCGCATCAATTTGCGGCTGCATAATCACGGTCTTTATTTCTTATTAGGTGAAAATGGTGCTGGTAAAACCACTTTGCTGCGGCTAGCGGCGGGGAATTTGCAGCCAACAAGCGGAACGGTTAGTTTCAAAGCTGATGGTAAAAATTTATCAGGCAAGCTGGCAGCACAAATTTCTTATGTGCCGCAGAAAAGTATCATTTATTCTGCTAGTTTGCTTGAAAATCTGTGCTTGGGAAATAAGAATTATTCTGCAGAAGAATTGAGGCAGTTGCTGGAAGAACTGGGTTTGTGGACAAGGATAAAAGAATTGCCGCAAGGGTTGGCAACACAGATTAGCCCAGAGAGTGATTTTTCGGTGGGGCAGATGCGCCGCATTGCAATTATTAGGGCGTTGGTTCAAAAACGCCCATTTTTATTCTTAGATGAACCTTTTTCCGACTTAGATCAGGCTAGTCAAAAAAATGTCATGCAGGTTTTACGAAAGGCAGCGGTTAATCATGGGATTGTGATCATTACCCATACTTTCAACATGATTAATGATGCGGATACGGTAATTAGATTACAAGAGGGACAAGTTAATGAAACAAAATTTAATGACTAA
- a CDS encoding aminoglycoside phosphotransferase family protein, which produces MELKQTLNEKLRASLTPTNHKSLNSTFVGDSQIYQQRIFVKVFAQARKLYAEKMVNQELNDRVLTDFALPREKLLVLVMTDLAPQDVTSTMTPQLAKEMGQVLAKFHTEVKPFAHIRRVDYPLDQVAEKINNLQNIQARTTLAELRKYFLPYRDVIAADLAAHSKIVQHGDVGLRNYKIVGGKLTLIDYEKARLGTAFEDFIKLFYQDLSCDQKLIDAFLQGYGIEKSQWQLKPVTEVYLIYIVALGIMNYTEKIPDDVFRAEGKKMLQTVAEFFRETN; this is translated from the coding sequence ATGGAACTCAAGCAAACGTTGAATGAAAAGCTCAGGGCGTCTTTAACACCGACAAATCATAAGTCGTTAAATAGTACCTTTGTTGGTGACAGCCAAATTTATCAGCAGCGCATTTTTGTAAAAGTATTCGCACAGGCCAGAAAATTATATGCTGAAAAAATGGTCAATCAGGAGTTAAACGACCGTGTGCTGACTGATTTTGCTTTGCCTAGGGAAAAGTTGCTTGTCTTGGTGATGACAGATTTGGCGCCGCAAGATGTGACAAGTACTATGACGCCGCAGTTAGCCAAGGAAATGGGACAGGTTTTGGCAAAATTTCATACCGAGGTTAAGCCTTTTGCACACATTCGGCGCGTAGATTATCCGCTTGATCAAGTAGCTGAAAAAATAAATAATTTGCAAAATATACAGGCGCGGACAACTTTGGCTGAGTTACGAAAATATTTTCTACCTTACAGGGATGTAATTGCTGCAGATTTGGCCGCTCATAGTAAGATTGTCCAGCACGGGGATGTCGGCTTGCGCAATTATAAAATAGTTGGCGGCAAGTTAACCTTAATTGATTATGAAAAAGCCCGCTTAGGCACGGCGTTTGAGGACTTTATTAAATTATTTTATCAAGATCTTAGCTGTGATCAGAAACTAATTGACGCGTTTTTGCAAGGCTACGGCATTGAGAAAAGTCAGTGGCAGTTAAAACCGGTGACGGAAGTTTATCTAATCTATATTGTGGCTTTGGGGATCATGAACTATACGGAAAAAATTCCTGATGATGTTTTCAGAGCGGAGGGTAAAAAGATGCTGCAAACGGTAGCGGAGTTTTTTAGAGAAACAAATTAA
- a CDS encoding UPF0236 family transposase-like protein — translation MDKFYDESANLLQGKVTLDELIDQFMQNLRTWGLEVITQQLEQLDKDYKQLAIRKKRYAVKALRTCIKQTVYGQIAFKRTYYQDKSSGKYFYWLDEQLRLAKYSRMTLGFKAAVLINTGRHAYQEAIDMTKYNAIHSKATVMNIVHHEGKLIPNLVAEGKIKPRTNKVLYIEADEDHVAYQDSSNRFMKLVYVHEGYNTSAKRHFIKHAVYFTGNYLGSDNDLLWDEVWQYVKAMYPQVEKIYLAGDGAAWIKAGTAYFPHCKFVLDRFHLSKYCHLASTKAKQGTAEKLYAWALSGKQEKLKLYFSTKLSDPDLSKSARKQIKKAQTYILGNLEAIVRASEQDYQ, via the coding sequence TTGGATAAGTTTTATGATGAAAGTGCCAATCTCTTACAGGGAAAAGTAACCTTAGATGAATTAATTGACCAGTTCATGCAAAACTTAAGAACTTGGGGATTAGAAGTTATTACCCAGCAGTTAGAACAGTTAGATAAGGATTACAAGCAGCTGGCAATTAGGAAAAAGCGGTATGCAGTTAAGGCCCTTCGTACCTGTATTAAGCAAACAGTTTACGGTCAAATTGCGTTTAAACGAACTTATTACCAAGACAAAAGTTCTGGCAAATATTTTTATTGGTTGGATGAACAATTGCGTTTAGCTAAATATAGCCGAATGACCTTAGGCTTTAAAGCAGCAGTTTTAATTAATACCGGCAGGCATGCTTATCAAGAAGCTATTGACATGACTAAGTACAATGCAATTCATTCTAAAGCTACAGTGATGAATATTGTTCACCATGAGGGAAAGCTAATTCCCAACTTGGTAGCAGAAGGAAAGATAAAGCCGCGCACCAACAAAGTACTTTATATTGAAGCTGATGAAGATCATGTTGCTTATCAAGACAGCAGTAATCGCTTTATGAAATTGGTTTATGTTCATGAAGGCTACAATACAAGTGCGAAGCGCCATTTTATTAAGCATGCGGTTTACTTTACTGGTAATTATTTAGGCAGTGACAATGACTTATTGTGGGACGAAGTTTGGCAGTATGTTAAAGCAATGTATCCACAGGTAGAAAAAATTTATTTAGCTGGTGATGGCGCCGCTTGGATTAAGGCTGGAACGGCTTATTTCCCGCATTGTAAGTTCGTTCTTGACCGTTTTCATCTGTCTAAATACTGTCATTTAGCAAGTACCAAAGCAAAACAAGGTACAGCAGAAAAATTGTATGCATGGGCATTGAGCGGCAAGCAGGAAAAATTAAAATTATATTTTTCCACTAAGTTGTCTGACCCAGATTTGAGTAAAAGTGCGCGTAAACAAATTAAAAAGGCACAAACTTATATCTTAGGTAACCTGGAGGCAATAGTGCGGGCCAGCGAGCAAGATTATCAGTGA
- a CDS encoding type II toxin-antitoxin system Phd/YefM family antitoxin, whose protein sequence is MADIVTPTKARTNLYSLINKTNRDAKPVIIAGATDEKSAVLISKREYDELQETLALISNGQLQDAIKRDNEKAEAIDLETMIAEIDAK, encoded by the coding sequence ATGGCAGATATTGTAACCCCAACTAAAGCACGAACAAATTTATATAGTTTAATCAATAAAACTAACCGTGATGCCAAGCCTGTAATTATTGCAGGAGCAACCGACGAAAAAAGTGCCGTTTTAATTAGTAAACGTGAATATGACGAATTACAAGAAACTTTAGCATTAATTAGCAATGGTCAACTACAAGATGCGATCAAACGCGATAATGAAAAAGCTGAAGCCATTGACTTAGAGACAATGATTGCAGAAATTGACGCCAAATGA
- a CDS encoding Txe/YoeB family addiction module toxin, protein MQSNLRNRFKEIVETIEQNPYNPIQSFEKLEPSGKNYYSRRLNSQHRIIYKINKQNKLYSHFILLVTL, encoded by the coding sequence ATGCAGAGTAATTTACGTAACCGATTTAAGGAAATAGTAGAAACTATCGAGCAGAATCCTTATAATCCCATTCAATCGTTTGAAAAGCTTGAACCATCTGGTAAAAATTATTATTCAAGACGTTTAAACAGTCAACACAGAATAATTTATAAGATAAATAAACAGAATAAATTGTACAGCCATTTTATCCTGCTGGTCACATTATGA